The Tautonia plasticadhaerens nucleotide sequence GCCGGCGAGCGCGTCGACCTCGACGAACTGGTCTCGGCGCTCAAGCGCCGGATCAACCCCGAGGGCGTCTTCGACATCACGATCCGCAGCGTCGGCCAGGATCGCGTCGAGATCATCATGCCCGAGGAGATGGCCAACCAGGCCGAGGAGGTGAAGCGCAAGCTCACCGAGGAGGGCTCGCTCGCCTTCCGGATCCTCGCCTCGACCAACCGGGCCTCCGACTTCCCGGCCTACCTCAACCGCCTGGCCCCCACCAGCCGGGACTTCCAGCCGATTGTCGAAAGCCTCCCCGAGGTCGGCCCCACCGCCGGCGGCCAGGAGGCGTTCCGCTGGGCCAAGCTCGGCGAGGTCGTCGAGGCGACCCGGGCCGAGGCCGGGGCGCCGACCTCGATCGGCGCCCGCTCGATCACCGTCGCCGAGGCCGGATGGCCCCCCAACCGATTCCGGGGCCTGACGGCCGTGCTGGAAAGCGCCGAAGGGGCCGCGATCGAGGCCACGATCGACCGGAATACCGAGGACACCCTCTACCTCGATCGCCCCCTCGGGGTCGACGCAGGCGCGGTCACCGGGGTCCGGGTCGACTACGCCTCCGGTCCCGCCGAGATCACCGACCCGATCCGGGAGTGGTCCACCAATCGCTACGAGGGCCTCCCGGTCCTCCTCGAAGGGGTCAGGGACGGCGAGGCGGCCCGAGTGACGGGCGAGGTCGCCTCCAACACCGCCGACACCCTGACGCTGACCCGGGACCACGGGCTCGACGTGGTGTCCTCGTACCGGATCGCCTACAACCCGAGCAGCATCGCGATGGGAGGCGACGGCGCCTCCATCAGCCCCGAGGCCGCCGGGGACGCCGTCGTCCGGGGAGTCCGGGTGCCGAGCCAGCCGGGCACGACCGAGTACTTCGTGCTCTACGAGGTCCCCCGGGACACTCAGGACGTCACCGGCGACATGCTGGAGCGGGTCTACCCGCAGTCCGACGAGCAGATGCGCCCGGCCGTCGGCTTCGACCTCGACAGCATCGGCGCCCGACGCTTCGGCAGCCTGACCGGCCGCTACCGCCCCCGGCAGGAAGGGGCCTTCTTCTACAACCTCGCCATCATCCTCGACGGCGAGATCATGTCGGCCCCCCGGATCAACGATCGCATCTCCGACCGGGGCATCATCACGGTCGGGGGCCAGGGCGGTCAGGCCGCCGAGGAGGTCAACTACCTGATCGACATCCTCCGGGCCGGCAGCCTGCCGGTCGCGTTGCAGACCCCGCCCTTGCAGGAGGAGACGATCGGCCCCACGCTGGGCGAGGACACGATCCGCAAGGGGGTCTTCGCCATCACGGTGGCCCTGGCGCTGGTGCCGATCTTCATGATCGTCTACTACCAGTTCGCCGGCGTGGTGTCGGTGATCGCCCTCTTGCTGAACATGGTGCTGCTGCTGGCCTCGATGGCCCTGACCGGCAGCTCGATCACCCTCCCCGGGCTGGCGGGCCTGGCCCTGACGATCGGCATGGCCGTCGACGCAAATGTGCTCATTTACGAGCGCATGAGGGAGGAGCGGGACCGGGGCGCGCCGCTCGGGCAGCAGATCCGCAACGGATTCGGCAAGGCGTGGTCGACGATCCTCGACTCGAACCTCACCACCGTGCTCACGGGGATCGTCCTCTGGTCGGTCGGCACGGAGGAGGTCAAGGGCTTCGCCCTGGTGACGATCATCGGCCTGCTCTGGAACCTGTTCACGGCCGTCTTCGTCTCCCGGACGATCTTCGAGCTGGCCTATCAGAAGGGGTGGATCAAGCGGCTGACGATGCTCCGGCTGCTGAACCGGACGAACATCGACTTCGTCGGGCCGAGGCGGTACTGCATGGTCGGCTCCGCCCTGGTGATCGCGCTGGGCCTGTCGATCTTCTTCAGCCGGGGAGGCACCGAACAGCAGGGGTCGATGTACAACATCGACTTCACCGGCGGTTCGCTCGTGACCGTCCGGCTCGACGACGAGGAGCTGGGGGGCCAGACCCCCGCGGCCCGGATCTCGACGGTCCGGGACACGGCCGGTGCCGTCCTGCCCAACGTCACCGTCGAGAGCCTGACGGTCTCCGGGGAGGAGGAGCGGGGAGAGGCCCCGAGGTACAACATCCGGACCACGGAGCAGTCGCCGGACGTCGTGCAGGAGAAGGTCCTCGAGGCGTTCTCCGAGAGCCTCGTGCGGGTCGAGCTGATTTCCGCCGAGCCGATCCCCGCCGAGCCCGACGCCGACCCGGACGCCGACCCAACGGGCCTGGAGGGCAACCGTTACCGGCTGACCTTCAACCTGCCCCAGCCCCCATCCCGGATCGCCGACGCCTTCGCCCAGATCCTCGCCTCGGCCGACCCGCCGGTGGCGAGCCCCCGCTCCCAGTTCCGGGTGGCCAACCCCGACGCCCCGCCGAACGACGTCGACCAGGCCGGCGAGACGCTGGTGCTCTCGACCTCGCTGGCCGGGGACCGGGTCCAGCCTTACCTCGCCTTGCTCGGGACGGAGCTGAGGGAGGACAGGGACTTCCTGTTCGAGCGGCTGGAGAACTTCGGCAGCGTCGTCGCGGGGGAGACCCGGCAGAAGGCGATCGTGGCGATCGTGGCCAGTTGGCTCATCATCATCGGCTACCTCTGGTTCCGCTTCCAGTCGATCGCCTACGGCGTGGCGGCGGTCATCGCCCTGATCCACGACGTGCTCATCGCCCTGGGTGCGGTGGCCCTGGCCGGGTACAAGATCGACCTGCCGATGATCGCCGCCTTCCTGACGCTCATCGGCTTCTCGGTCAACGACACGATCGTCATCTTCGACCGCATCCGGGAGCTCCGGGGCAAGTCCCCGAACCTGACGCCCCGGCTGGTGAACGAGGCGATCAACGTGACGCTCAGCCGGACGATCCTCACCTCGCTGACCACCTGGATGGTGGTGATGATCTTCTGGCTCTTCGGCGGCGAGGGGCTCTCCGGCTTCTCGTTCTGCCTGGTGATCGGCTTCATCAGCGGCACCTACAGCACCATCTTCATCGCGGCACCGATCCTCATCGAGTGGATCGGCAAGCCCTCGAAGAAGGACGCCGGGGCACTGGCGACCAGCCGGTGATCCCCGGGCCGCGGCGATGAACGAAGGAAGATCGACGGCCGATGCGCCCCCCGGGGCCGCATCGGCCGTCGTCGTTGTTGGGCGGCTCCCCCGCCCGGACGTCAGCCATCCCGGAGGACGCGCCCCCCGTAAAGGATCCGGACGCCGCTCGGTTTTTCGACCCGGAGCCCGCCGTCCGGGCCGATCCCCGCGCCGATCCCCGAGACGACCTCCGAGCCCAGGTCGACCCGGACGGGACGGCCGAGGAGCTGGTCCAGCCCGGCCCATCGCCCGGCGAGCCCCGGGTCGTCCCGGGAGAGAAGGTCGAGCGACCGGGAGAGGGCGTCAAGGAGGTCGGTGAAGATGGCCTCCTGCTCGTCGGGCGAGGGCTCGTGGTCGGCGAACTCGGCGAACTCGGCGAGCGAGGCGGCCATGCGGCGGACGTCCCCGGGGGCGTCGTTGAGCCGGGTCCGGACGTTCAGGCCGATGCCGATGATAAGCATCGGGCCGGCCGGGCCGTTGACCCGCTCGGGGAGGATCCCGGCCACCTTGCGGCCGTCGACTTCCACGTCGTTCGGCCAGCGGATCTGCGCCGATCCCCGGGAGATCCGGGGGCGGACGGCCTCGACCACGGCGACGGCCGTCGCCAGCGAGGAGAGCGGGGTGTGGCGGTCCTCCAGGCCGAGGGCGATCGGGTCGAGCAGGACGCTGAAGGTCAGGCTGCCGGGATCCGACCACCAGGCGTTCGACCCCCGCCCCCGCCCCCGGGTCTGCCGGTCGGCCCGGAGGACCAGCGGGGGGGACGGCGGGTCGTCGGTCGAGAGGGCGAGCGACCGGGCGAGGTCGTTGGTGGATTCGACCTCGTCAAGCCTCAGCACGGGCCAGGGGTTCGGCATGGGGGACGATGGGCCTCGACGGTGCGGGTCGGTCGTCCGGGTCAGGCGTCGGTCATCCGGACCAGCAGGTCGCCGGTCTGGACCTGGAGGCCGACGGCGGCGAGCACCTCGGCGACCCGCCCGGGGCGCTCGGCGTAGAGGGTCGTCTCCATCTTCATCGCCTCGATCGAGAGCAGCTTCTGGCCCTTGCGGACGGGGTCGC carries:
- the secD gene encoding protein translocase subunit SecD, whose translation is MKNLTPRLILIGLAAVLGLLVLFSQQVGLSDERPLKLGIDLSGGTILVYQVEQQAGERVDLDELVSALKRRINPEGVFDITIRSVGQDRVEIIMPEEMANQAEEVKRKLTEEGSLAFRILASTNRASDFPAYLNRLAPTSRDFQPIVESLPEVGPTAGGQEAFRWAKLGEVVEATRAEAGAPTSIGARSITVAEAGWPPNRFRGLTAVLESAEGAAIEATIDRNTEDTLYLDRPLGVDAGAVTGVRVDYASGPAEITDPIREWSTNRYEGLPVLLEGVRDGEAARVTGEVASNTADTLTLTRDHGLDVVSSYRIAYNPSSIAMGGDGASISPEAAGDAVVRGVRVPSQPGTTEYFVLYEVPRDTQDVTGDMLERVYPQSDEQMRPAVGFDLDSIGARRFGSLTGRYRPRQEGAFFYNLAIILDGEIMSAPRINDRISDRGIITVGGQGGQAAEEVNYLIDILRAGSLPVALQTPPLQEETIGPTLGEDTIRKGVFAITVALALVPIFMIVYYQFAGVVSVIALLLNMVLLLASMALTGSSITLPGLAGLALTIGMAVDANVLIYERMREERDRGAPLGQQIRNGFGKAWSTILDSNLTTVLTGIVLWSVGTEEVKGFALVTIIGLLWNLFTAVFVSRTIFELAYQKGWIKRLTMLRLLNRTNIDFVGPRRYCMVGSALVIALGLSIFFSRGGTEQQGSMYNIDFTGGSLVTVRLDDEELGGQTPAARISTVRDTAGAVLPNVTVESLTVSGEEERGEAPRYNIRTTEQSPDVVQEKVLEAFSESLVRVELISAEPIPAEPDADPDADPTGLEGNRYRLTFNLPQPPSRIADAFAQILASADPPVASPRSQFRVANPDAPPNDVDQAGETLVLSTSLAGDRVQPYLALLGTELREDRDFLFERLENFGSVVAGETRQKAIVAIVASWLIIIGYLWFRFQSIAYGVAAVIALIHDVLIALGAVALAGYKIDLPMIAAFLTLIGFSVNDTIVIFDRIRELRGKSPNLTPRLVNEAINVTLSRTILTSLTTWMVVMIFWLFGGEGLSGFSFCLVIGFISGTYSTIFIAAPILIEWIGKPSKKDAGALATSR
- a CDS encoding biotin--[acetyl-CoA-carboxylase] ligase, whose protein sequence is MPNPWPVLRLDEVESTNDLARSLALSTDDPPSPPLVLRADRQTRGRGRGSNAWWSDPGSLTFSVLLDPIALGLEDRHTPLSSLATAVAVVEAVRPRISRGSAQIRWPNDVEVDGRKVAGILPERVNGPAGPMLIIGIGLNVRTRLNDAPGDVRRMAASLAEFAEFADHEPSPDEQEAIFTDLLDALSRSLDLLSRDDPGLAGRWAGLDQLLGRPVRVDLGSEVVSGIGAGIGPDGGLRVEKPSGVRILYGGRVLRDG